One genomic region from Candidatus Limnocylindrales bacterium encodes:
- a CDS encoding PaaI family thioesterase, producing the protein MKASQAAAAIPYARFLDVRVEDTGSGLVCVMPFRADLVGNIVLPAVHGGVVGAFLELTALLQLVEVVDSDRVARPINFSIDYLRSAGPRDTRGRAEIVKHGRRIANVRVIAWQDDPSKPVASGTGNFLL; encoded by the coding sequence ATGAAAGCTTCGCAGGCTGCGGCTGCCATCCCGTACGCCCGCTTTCTCGACGTGCGCGTCGAAGACACCGGATCGGGCCTGGTCTGCGTGATGCCGTTTCGCGCCGACCTCGTCGGTAACATCGTGCTTCCGGCCGTGCACGGCGGCGTGGTCGGTGCGTTCCTCGAGCTGACCGCGCTGCTGCAGCTCGTCGAGGTCGTCGATTCGGATCGCGTCGCGCGTCCGATCAACTTCAGCATCGACTACCTTCGTTCGGCAGGGCCGCGCGATACGCGGGGCAGGGCCGAGATCGTAAAGCACGGCCGGCGCATCGCGAACGTTCGCGTGATTGCGTGGCAGGATGATCCGTCAAAGCCGGTCGCGTCGGGGACCGGGAACTTCCTGCTCTGA
- a CDS encoding glutathione S-transferase family protein, which yields MTGTAAYEPYTLYVFDLSYFSGKMQAYLRYKEIPHRTVDVSWRELASRIAPKTGLVEVPVVERADGVFLRDSTAMIEWFEQRYPHAPVLPEDPAARFVCRLLEDYADEGLWRPALYYRWAFDKDALLNARRFTEDFLSYPLTPKFVMRRMALRRQRQTYMQHDGVTAENRADVERHYHDELRDLEAIFRERPFLFGARPSFADFGYFASMFRHFSIDPTPARIMRDEAPAVYEWVARMWNARASKIGDAAWTPAPDGVPPGIEPLLARAARRYLPVLHANARAVADGQTRFDATIDGKTYPKLAAVRFQAWRRSVLQNALAEVSSPGLREVLARTGCLEMLEKDGVIDAKYPAGTLLPLSQPRSIGLADRIRMQLFGTPHHEEAGTAGH from the coding sequence ATGACGGGCACCGCCGCGTACGAACCGTACACGCTCTACGTCTTCGACCTCTCGTACTTCAGCGGGAAAATGCAGGCGTACCTGCGCTACAAGGAGATTCCGCATCGCACGGTCGATGTGAGCTGGCGCGAGCTCGCGTCGCGCATCGCACCGAAGACCGGGCTCGTCGAAGTCCCGGTCGTCGAGCGCGCCGACGGCGTGTTCCTGCGTGACAGCACCGCGATGATCGAATGGTTCGAGCAGCGCTATCCGCACGCGCCGGTCCTTCCGGAGGATCCCGCTGCAAGGTTCGTGTGCCGCCTGCTCGAAGACTATGCCGATGAAGGCCTCTGGCGCCCGGCCCTGTATTACCGGTGGGCGTTCGACAAGGACGCGCTGCTCAATGCGCGTCGCTTTACCGAGGATTTTCTCTCGTATCCGCTGACGCCGAAGTTCGTCATGCGCCGCATGGCGCTGCGGCGGCAGCGCCAGACGTACATGCAGCACGATGGCGTGACCGCGGAGAACCGCGCCGACGTCGAGCGCCACTACCACGACGAGCTTCGCGACCTCGAAGCGATCTTCCGCGAGCGGCCGTTTCTCTTCGGCGCGCGCCCGAGCTTTGCGGATTTCGGGTATTTCGCGTCGATGTTCCGGCACTTCAGCATCGACCCCACGCCGGCCCGCATCATGCGCGACGAAGCGCCGGCCGTTTACGAGTGGGTCGCGCGCATGTGGAACGCCCGTGCATCGAAGATTGGAGACGCCGCGTGGACGCCGGCTCCGGACGGAGTGCCGCCCGGCATCGAGCCGCTGCTTGCGCGCGCCGCACGCCGCTATCTGCCGGTTCTTCATGCCAACGCGCGCGCAGTCGCCGACGGACAAACCCGGTTCGATGCGACAATCGACGGAAAGACCTATCCGAAGCTCGCCGCGGTCCGGTTCCAGGCGTGGCGTCGAAGCGTCCTGCAGAACGCGCTTGCCGAAGTGTCGTCGCCCGGCCTGCGGGAGGTGCTCGCGCGCACGGGCTGTCTCGAGATGCTCGAGAAAGACGGAGTGATCGACGCGAAGTATCCGGCCGGTACGCTCCTTCCGCTCTCGCAGCCGCGATCGATCGGGCTCGCGGATCGAATCCGCATGCAGCTTTTCGGCACTCCGCACCACGAAGAAGCGGGCACCGCCGGCCACTGA
- the arfB gene encoding alternative ribosome rescue aminoacyl-tRNA hydrolase ArfB yields the protein MIHVAPGISICEAELGVSYVRSSGPGGQNVNKTSTKAVVRWNVRASRGLRDDIKARFLARFASRITDAGDVILTSDRYRDQPRNLEDCLEKLTRMLAEVAVAPVRRRPTQPGRAARERRIHAKKQRGSLKSLRGRIDND from the coding sequence TTGATCCACGTCGCACCCGGCATCTCGATCTGCGAGGCCGAGCTCGGCGTCAGCTACGTGCGAAGCAGCGGGCCCGGCGGCCAGAACGTCAACAAGACCAGCACCAAGGCGGTCGTGCGCTGGAACGTGCGCGCATCGCGCGGGCTTCGCGACGACATCAAGGCGCGCTTCCTTGCGCGCTTCGCGTCGCGCATCACCGATGCCGGCGACGTGATCCTGACCAGCGACCGCTATCGCGACCAGCCGCGCAATCTCGAGGACTGCCTCGAAAAGCTCACGCGCATGCTTGCCGAGGTTGCGGTCGCGCCGGTGAGACGGCGGCCGACGCAGCCCGGCCGCGCCGCCCGCGAGCGCCGCATCCATGCGAAGAAGCAGCGCGGCAGCCTGAAATCGCTGCGCGGGCGCATCGACAACGACTAG
- a CDS encoding PH domain-containing protein: MADPVYRSQIDRWLLTVFGVSSAVSLLAAIGMFFMGATASTLLMVPILVATFGLPWWIVLTTDYTVTNYSIEIRSGPFHWSVPLRDISRMEFTRSPLSSPALSLDRLRIQYTAGKLIMISPENREKFLADLRRRGVHAEVSR; encoded by the coding sequence ATGGCTGATCCGGTATATCGCTCGCAGATCGACAGGTGGCTTCTCACGGTATTCGGCGTCTCGAGCGCCGTCAGCCTGCTCGCCGCGATCGGAATGTTTTTCATGGGCGCCACCGCGAGCACGCTGTTGATGGTTCCGATTCTGGTCGCCACGTTCGGCCTGCCGTGGTGGATCGTGCTGACGACCGACTACACGGTGACCAACTACAGCATCGAGATCCGCAGCGGCCCGTTCCACTGGTCGGTGCCGCTTCGCGACATCTCGCGGATGGAGTTCACGCGCAGCCCGCTGTCGAGCCCTGCGCTGTCGCTCGACCGGCTGCGCATCCAGTACACGGCCGGCAAGCTCATCATGATCTCTCCCGAGAATCGCGAGAAGTTCCTGGCCGACCTGCGAAGACGCGGCGTCCACGCCGAAGTGAGCCGCTGA
- a CDS encoding crotonase/enoyl-CoA hydratase family protein produces MSYECFTVEIRDHVAELTLSRPDAFNSMIRPFWSELPEIVRRLDKAGSARAIVLASTGKHFTAGMDLSVFASGPDMAGKETGRVRANLMRTVLHLQQTFSCLDEARIPVLAAVQGGCIGGGVDMVSSCDMRYATRDAFFCIQEINIGMTADVGTFPRLAYVMPQGIVRELAYTGRRFRAEEAKACGFVNEVFDSHDQMLDAVRGIAADIAARSPLAVWGSKEMLNYGRDHTIQDSLRQIAVWQTGMFQPADMKEAFAAKAEKRDPSFDDLLPVEDGI; encoded by the coding sequence ATGTCGTACGAATGTTTCACTGTCGAAATCCGCGACCACGTTGCCGAGCTCACGCTGTCACGACCCGACGCGTTCAACTCGATGATCCGGCCGTTCTGGAGCGAGCTTCCGGAGATCGTCCGGCGCCTCGACAAGGCCGGTTCGGCGCGCGCGATCGTGCTCGCATCGACCGGAAAGCATTTCACCGCCGGCATGGACCTTTCGGTTTTCGCGTCCGGGCCAGACATGGCCGGCAAGGAAACCGGCCGCGTGCGCGCGAACCTCATGCGCACGGTGCTGCACCTGCAGCAGACGTTTTCGTGCCTCGACGAAGCGCGCATTCCGGTGCTCGCCGCCGTGCAGGGCGGCTGCATCGGCGGCGGCGTCGACATGGTCTCGTCGTGCGACATGCGCTACGCCACGCGCGACGCGTTCTTCTGCATCCAGGAGATCAACATCGGCATGACCGCCGACGTCGGAACGTTCCCGCGCCTCGCCTACGTGATGCCTCAGGGAATCGTGCGAGAGCTCGCCTACACCGGCCGGCGTTTCCGCGCCGAGGAAGCGAAGGCCTGCGGCTTCGTCAACGAGGTCTTCGATTCGCACGACCAGATGCTCGACGCCGTGCGCGGCATCGCCGCCGATATCGCCGCACGCTCGCCGCTTGCGGTGTGGGGATCCAAGGAGATGCTCAACTACGGCCGTGACCATACGATCCAGGATTCGCTGCGCCAGATCGCCGTCTGGCAGACCGGCATGTTCCAGCCGGCCGACATGAAGGAAGCGTTCGCCGCCAAAGCCGAAAAGCGCGACCCGAGCTTCGACGACCTGCTGCCTGTCGAAGACGGGATCTGA
- a CDS encoding M12 family metallo-peptidase — MNKRKYASFLAAIALTTARAVDAQPVSATPRTYSQTSLHVLRAKLVSQSKALRAARGDAVDRRVDPRLEEILGPTSMLNARVRVEGRDMRLRLAEYEPVLDDGAVLEQLPDGSWQSQPVVRNGTRFYVGRETSDRSSFVTLYRTESDGWGGRIELQGGTYMLEPSGWSDPSEHRELVEGEDEAPSYVFREDDTEEFLRPAGCGDLAADEDAPSAADDTPRHVVLNGQIVKYDVRYVAASDYWLARGQDDNVIGDEIFAMHYATSNAMQQQVSSYGVALSHGWAVLHQNLPSPPFTNPTETDGGLLLSSVIACKASSSCLGGQFYGSDRIATLLVSRTGLHKSPPESGRIAGIARTGGLCSANSAAVIETTGSAYARFARLAHELGHVFGACHDGPVPGPGCSAPTGCPDAKTLMSPVVGDSTVPQYSTCAVNLMNSRVNATAACRTPIYCGDVNADAKISPVPCPDGGPQPVNPTDALIALKLAVGQANPVSYSHLADVFPPFGALNSSDANALLDYSVCSPIDYPPACGN; from the coding sequence ATGAACAAACGGAAATATGCTTCATTCCTGGCTGCCATCGCATTGACCACCGCGCGTGCGGTCGATGCACAGCCGGTTTCGGCGACGCCGCGGACTTACTCGCAGACGTCGCTGCACGTGCTGCGGGCGAAGCTGGTTTCGCAATCGAAAGCCCTGCGTGCGGCGCGTGGAGATGCCGTCGATCGGAGAGTCGATCCGAGGCTCGAGGAAATTCTCGGGCCGACCAGCATGCTGAACGCGCGCGTGCGGGTCGAAGGCCGCGACATGCGGCTTCGCCTGGCGGAGTACGAACCGGTGCTCGACGACGGCGCGGTGCTCGAGCAGCTGCCCGACGGTTCGTGGCAGTCACAGCCGGTCGTTCGCAACGGCACGCGGTTTTACGTCGGTCGCGAGACCAGCGACCGCAGCTCGTTCGTCACGCTGTACAGGACCGAGTCCGACGGCTGGGGCGGTCGGATCGAGCTCCAAGGCGGGACCTACATGCTCGAACCGTCCGGCTGGAGCGATCCGTCTGAACACCGCGAGCTCGTCGAAGGCGAAGACGAGGCCCCAAGCTACGTGTTCCGCGAGGACGACACCGAGGAGTTTCTGCGTCCCGCCGGCTGCGGTGATCTCGCCGCCGACGAGGATGCGCCATCCGCTGCAGACGACACGCCGAGGCATGTCGTGCTCAACGGCCAGATCGTCAAGTACGACGTCCGTTACGTCGCGGCCAGCGATTACTGGCTCGCGCGCGGCCAGGACGACAACGTGATCGGGGATGAGATCTTTGCGATGCACTACGCAACGTCCAATGCGATGCAGCAGCAGGTCTCGTCCTATGGCGTCGCGCTCAGTCACGGATGGGCCGTGCTGCACCAGAACCTGCCGTCGCCTCCATTCACGAACCCGACCGAAACCGATGGCGGGCTGCTGCTTTCGTCGGTGATCGCGTGCAAGGCTTCATCGTCGTGCCTCGGCGGCCAGTTCTACGGCAGCGACAGGATCGCGACGCTTCTGGTGTCGCGAACCGGGCTTCACAAGTCGCCGCCCGAATCCGGAAGGATCGCCGGAATCGCGCGAACCGGAGGCCTCTGCTCGGCGAATTCGGCCGCGGTCATCGAGACCACCGGCTCGGCCTATGCGCGTTTCGCGCGACTCGCTCATGAGCTGGGCCATGTGTTCGGCGCATGCCACGACGGGCCGGTTCCGGGACCGGGCTGCTCGGCGCCGACGGGCTGTCCCGATGCAAAGACCCTGATGTCACCGGTCGTAGGCGACTCGACCGTTCCGCAATATTCCACTTGTGCAGTCAATCTCATGAATTCGAGAGTGAACGCGACCGCAGCCTGCCGCACGCCGATATACTGTGGAGACGTGAACGCGGATGCGAAAATCTCCCCGGTGCCGTGTCCGGACGGCGGCCCCCAGCCCGTCAATCCGACGGACGCGCTGATCGCGTTGAAACTGGCGGTCGGGCAGGCAAATCCGGTGAGCTATTCGCACCTGGCCGACGTGTTCCCGCCGTTCGGAGCGCTGAATTCGAGTGACGCGAACGCTCTGCTCGACTATTCGGTATGCTCTCCGATCGACTACCCGCCTGCCTGCGGCAACTGA
- a CDS encoding DUF72 domain-containing protein has protein sequence MSGGARSRPAARDAAIHVGIGGWTYPPWRGSFYPKGLAHERELEFASRAVTAIEINATYHRLQPPGSFAKWAASVPAGFVFAVKASRICTNRKNLAEVGEAVERFFAQGVTELGDKLGPILWQLMPTKRFDPAEIRAFLALLPKAYRGIALRHALEVRHESFRNSELLAMARTAGVAVVFGDSPEYPHVADCTADFVYARLRNAREEEPAGYSAKELEACLAAAREWAAGRNPPGLPYVDSTPQPASQPREVFLFFIDGAKVRAPAAAQALLALLESPARDVRRTGVRRSAA, from the coding sequence TTGAGCGGCGGCGCACGCAGCCGGCCGGCGGCTCGCGACGCGGCGATCCACGTCGGAATCGGCGGCTGGACGTACCCGCCATGGCGCGGATCGTTCTATCCGAAGGGCCTCGCGCACGAGCGCGAGCTCGAGTTTGCGAGCCGCGCCGTCACCGCGATCGAAATCAATGCGACGTACCACAGGCTGCAGCCGCCGGGCAGCTTTGCAAAGTGGGCGGCAAGCGTTCCTGCGGGATTCGTGTTCGCCGTCAAGGCGTCGCGGATCTGCACGAATCGCAAAAACCTCGCCGAAGTGGGCGAGGCCGTCGAGCGCTTCTTCGCGCAAGGCGTCACCGAGCTTGGCGACAAGCTCGGTCCGATCCTGTGGCAGCTCATGCCGACGAAGCGTTTCGATCCCGCCGAGATCCGTGCGTTCCTCGCGCTGCTGCCGAAGGCGTATCGCGGGATCGCGCTTCGCCACGCGCTCGAAGTCCGGCACGAGAGCTTCCGCAATTCCGAACTGCTCGCGATGGCAAGGACGGCCGGAGTGGCGGTCGTCTTCGGCGACTCTCCGGAATATCCGCACGTCGCCGATTGCACCGCCGATTTCGTCTACGCGCGGCTTCGCAATGCGCGCGAGGAGGAACCGGCCGGGTACTCCGCGAAGGAGCTCGAGGCGTGCCTCGCCGCAGCGCGGGAATGGGCCGCGGGGAGAAATCCTCCTGGTCTGCCTTATGTCGATTCGACACCGCAGCCCGCATCGCAGCCGCGCGAAGTGTTCCTCTTTTTCATCGACGGCGCGAAGGTCCGTGCGCCGGCTGCGGCGCAGGCGCTTCTCGCCCTGCTGGAATCGCCAGCGCGGGACGTGCGGCGAACAGGTGTGCGCAGATCCGCGGCGTAG
- a CDS encoding phosphatase PAP2 family protein, producing MASADMPRKSTGRPDAKAVRTDEAAVGETAERIKRSVPVRAVVALGLGVIAAIAFLEIADFVREGHSTVLDRAVSLRVHELDSDGMDRVMKAFTVAGEIRAIVILAATLAAVLVWQRARALCFLLIAIVSTSIFLNWLLKTHFHRTRPDLFFEIVAPLSYSFPSGHALISSASYGAMAIVLARLVPRLRWAFYAGAAALVLGIGLSRIYLGVHWATDVLAGYAVGALLLVAFESAAFRVREPGVVRGSAR from the coding sequence ATGGCTTCCGCCGACATGCCTCGCAAGAGCACCGGCCGCCCGGACGCGAAGGCCGTTCGCACGGACGAAGCGGCGGTCGGTGAAACGGCCGAGCGGATCAAGCGGTCCGTTCCGGTGCGAGCCGTGGTCGCACTCGGCCTCGGCGTGATCGCTGCCATCGCGTTTCTCGAGATCGCGGACTTCGTTCGCGAGGGACACTCGACCGTGCTCGACCGCGCCGTGAGCCTTCGGGTTCACGAGCTCGACTCCGACGGCATGGATCGCGTGATGAAGGCCTTTACCGTCGCCGGCGAGATTCGCGCGATCGTCATTCTGGCCGCGACGCTCGCGGCGGTCCTGGTGTGGCAGAGGGCGCGTGCGCTGTGTTTCCTGCTGATTGCGATCGTCTCGACGTCGATCTTTCTGAACTGGCTGTTGAAGACACATTTTCACCGGACTCGTCCCGACCTGTTCTTCGAGATCGTGGCGCCGCTCAGCTACAGCTTTCCGAGCGGTCACGCGCTGATCTCGAGCGCGTCCTACGGCGCGATGGCAATCGTGCTCGCGCGCCTGGTCCCGAGACTGCGCTGGGCGTTTTACGCCGGAGCTGCGGCGCTGGTCCTCGGCATCGGCCTTTCGCGCATCTATCTCGGAGTGCACTGGGCGACCGATGTGCTGGCCGGTTACGCGGTGGGCGCACTGCTGCTGGTCGCGTTCGAGTCGGCGGCGTTCCGTGTGCGCGAGCCCGGAGTCGTTCGCGGGAGCGCGCGTTGA
- a CDS encoding glutathione S-transferase N-terminal domain-containing protein has translation MNDRHRASSDRLRVVGIYGSPYSRKLVAALRYRRIPYAWIVKDSEEDRGLPRPRVSLLPQLIDGEGDAATAVTDSTPILRDLDSRYAERSVRPGDPVVALVDALLEDWGDEWLTRPMFHYRWAYDDDIRKASSILPRWSKPSRSDDEVRFGGGMFAERQIGRLGVVGSNSVTAPLIEESYRRSLRLLSEHLAAHRFLLGARPATCDFAVYGQLTQLTGFDPTPSAIALETAPRVVAWVHFVEDLSGLEPSPDDWVRRDALPDTLRTLLAETGRVHVPFLLANAAAIDRGETDVSCTIDGRTWTQQVFPYQRKCLAWLRQEYMALGRSDRTDADRLLAGTGCEALFA, from the coding sequence ATGAACGACCGGCATCGCGCCAGCTCCGACCGGCTTCGGGTGGTCGGCATTTACGGCTCCCCGTACAGCCGCAAGCTCGTCGCCGCGCTTCGCTACCGGCGCATACCGTATGCGTGGATCGTCAAGGATTCCGAAGAGGACCGCGGCCTGCCGAGGCCGCGCGTCTCGCTGCTGCCGCAATTGATCGACGGCGAAGGCGACGCGGCCACGGCGGTCACCGACTCGACGCCGATCCTTCGCGACCTCGACAGCAGATACGCGGAGCGCAGCGTTCGCCCCGGCGATCCGGTCGTCGCGCTCGTCGATGCGCTGCTCGAGGACTGGGGCGACGAGTGGCTGACACGGCCGATGTTCCATTATCGCTGGGCGTATGACGACGACATCCGCAAGGCATCGTCGATCCTTCCGCGCTGGTCGAAGCCGTCAAGGTCCGACGACGAGGTCCGCTTCGGCGGCGGGATGTTCGCCGAGCGCCAGATCGGAAGACTCGGCGTGGTCGGATCGAATTCGGTGACCGCTCCGCTGATCGAGGAAAGCTACCGGCGAAGCCTGCGCCTTTTGAGCGAGCACCTCGCTGCCCATCGCTTCCTGCTCGGCGCACGTCCGGCCACGTGCGATTTCGCCGTCTACGGACAGCTCACACAGCTTACCGGCTTTGATCCGACGCCGTCGGCGATCGCGCTCGAAACGGCGCCGCGCGTCGTCGCGTGGGTGCACTTCGTCGAGGATCTGTCCGGCCTCGAGCCGTCGCCCGACGACTGGGTCCGTCGCGACGCGCTGCCCGACACGCTGCGCACCCTGCTCGCCGAAACCGGGCGCGTGCATGTGCCATTCCTCCTCGCGAACGCCGCAGCGATCGATCGCGGCGAGACCGACGTGTCGTGCACGATCGACGGACGAACCTGGACGCAGCAGGTGTTTCCGTACCAGAGGAAATGCCTCGCGTGGCTGCGCCAGGAATACATGGCGCTCGGCCGCAGCGACCGCACGGACGCCGACCGGCTGCTTGCCGGCACCGGATGCGAGGCGCTGTTCGCATGA
- a CDS encoding pyridoxal phosphate-dependent aminotransferase: protein MKRRLNPNIEGLSQSAIRAMTIECTKVGGINLAQGICDTPVPGIVAESVGPAIAGGRNTYSRCEGTDELRSALAAKMEEAGASYDPETEIVVTIGATGAFQIAATALLERGDEVVVFEPFYGYHVSTLRTLGLVPRFVALSPPGAGGSWQLDDDALRSAIGPRTRAIVVNTPSNPCGKVFSRDELVRLGAVADQHDLWIFTDEVYEHFIYDDRSHTSPASLPGLRERTITMSSLSKTLSITGWRLGWMAADRRWAKAFAQVNDLVYVCAPTPLQVAAAAGLRALGPDYRTRLAREHQSKRDRLCAALRIAGLTPYVPEGAYYVLADASMLPGTTGMERAMHLLARTRLATVPGDAFHTGGRGHDMLRFCFGKTDEDLDEACARLREARL, encoded by the coding sequence ATGAAACGGCGGCTCAACCCGAACATCGAAGGCCTTTCGCAGTCGGCGATCCGCGCGATGACGATCGAGTGCACCAAAGTCGGCGGCATCAATCTCGCGCAGGGAATCTGCGATACGCCGGTGCCCGGCATCGTTGCCGAGTCGGTCGGACCGGCGATCGCCGGCGGGCGCAACACCTACAGCCGGTGCGAAGGCACCGACGAGCTTCGCTCGGCGCTTGCCGCAAAAATGGAGGAAGCCGGCGCCAGCTACGACCCGGAGACCGAGATCGTCGTGACGATCGGCGCGACCGGCGCGTTCCAGATCGCGGCGACCGCCCTTCTCGAACGCGGCGACGAGGTCGTCGTGTTCGAGCCGTTCTACGGCTACCACGTGAGCACGCTTCGCACTCTCGGACTGGTGCCGCGCTTCGTCGCGCTCTCACCTCCCGGCGCGGGCGGAAGCTGGCAGCTCGACGACGATGCGCTGCGAAGCGCGATCGGACCGCGCACGCGCGCGATCGTCGTCAACACGCCGTCCAATCCGTGCGGGAAGGTCTTTTCGCGCGATGAGCTCGTGCGTCTCGGTGCAGTCGCCGACCAGCACGACCTGTGGATCTTCACGGACGAAGTCTACGAGCACTTCATCTACGACGACCGCTCGCACACCAGCCCGGCGTCGCTTCCCGGGCTTCGCGAGCGCACGATCACGATGTCGTCGCTGTCGAAGACACTGTCGATCACCGGCTGGCGTCTCGGATGGATGGCGGCCGACCGGCGCTGGGCGAAGGCCTTCGCGCAGGTCAACGACCTCGTCTACGTGTGCGCGCCGACGCCGCTTCAGGTCGCAGCCGCCGCCGGACTTCGCGCGCTCGGACCGGATTACCGCACGCGCCTTGCCCGCGAGCATCAGAGCAAGCGCGACCGCCTGTGCGCGGCGCTGCGGATCGCAGGTCTCACGCCATACGTTCCCGAAGGCGCGTATTACGTGCTCGCCGACGCATCGATGCTTCCGGGCACGACCGGCATGGAGCGGGCAATGCACCTGCTCGCGAGAACGCGGCTTGCCACCGTGCCCGGCGATGCGTTCCACACGGGAGGCCGCGGGCACGACATGCTGCGCTTCTGTTTCGGGAAAACCGACGAGGACCTCGACGAGGCATGCGCGAGGCTCCGCGAGGCGCGGCTTTGA
- a CDS encoding bile acid:sodium symporter family protein produces the protein MQKIAATATNLFPLWVLAAGVAALVHPPLFAWFSGSLIVWGLAVIMLGMGLTLSLDDFRRVGDMPGAVVAGVAAQYLIMPVLGWASATLFALPAPLAVGVILVGCCPGGTASNVVCYIARANVALSVVLTSISTFVAIVMTPLLTQLLAGALVEVDAWGLFVSTLQVILLPVAAGLALNHLAPRAVARILPAAPLISVAAIVLICASIIAQSADALRASGLQLAGAVFTLHAGGFALGYLFGKVFGYDEMVSRTISVEVGMQNSGLGAVLARRHFADPLTALPAAISATFHSVIGSALAAWWRRTPS, from the coding sequence ATGCAGAAGATCGCCGCCACCGCGACCAACCTGTTTCCGCTCTGGGTGCTTGCCGCCGGGGTGGCGGCGCTCGTGCACCCTCCGCTGTTCGCGTGGTTCTCCGGATCGCTGATCGTCTGGGGCCTGGCGGTGATCATGCTCGGCATGGGCCTGACGCTGTCGCTCGATGATTTCCGGCGCGTCGGCGACATGCCGGGCGCCGTCGTTGCCGGTGTTGCCGCGCAGTACCTGATCATGCCGGTGCTCGGCTGGGCGAGCGCAACGCTCTTTGCGCTGCCGGCGCCGCTTGCCGTCGGCGTCATTCTCGTCGGCTGCTGCCCGGGCGGAACGGCGTCGAACGTGGTCTGCTACATCGCGCGCGCCAACGTCGCGCTGTCTGTCGTGCTGACTTCGATTTCGACGTTCGTTGCGATCGTCATGACGCCGCTTCTTACCCAGCTCCTCGCCGGTGCGCTCGTCGAGGTCGACGCGTGGGGGCTGTTCGTCAGCACGCTTCAGGTGATCCTGCTGCCGGTTGCCGCGGGCCTGGCGCTCAATCACCTCGCGCCGCGCGCGGTTGCCCGCATACTGCCGGCGGCTCCGCTGATCTCGGTCGCGGCGATCGTGCTGATCTGCGCGAGCATCATCGCGCAGAGCGCCGACGCGCTGCGGGCCTCCGGGCTGCAGCTTGCCGGAGCGGTCTTCACGCTCCATGCCGGCGGCTTCGCGCTCGGATACCTGTTCGGCAAAGTCTTCGGCTATGACGAGATGGTTTCGCGCACGATCTCGGTCGAAGTCGGCATGCAGAACTCGGGGCTCGGAGCGGTGCTCGCGCGCCGGCATTTCGCCGATCCTCTGACCGCACTTCCGGCTGCCATCTCGGCGACGTTCCACTCCGTGATCGGAAGCGCGCTCGCGGCATGGTGGCGACGCACGCCGTCATGA
- a CDS encoding PaaI family thioesterase has product MTERARVFAMEPMFGIARDELVEHIPQCIRLGIRVVEIGPCRATMRLPWNEDLVGDPVRGVVFGGVITTLLDQASGVAVQCALPEFKTIATLDLRIDYLRAAAPRHELVATAECYKLTNNVAFVRGSAWDRDASDPFASMLATFMLVGPLHPDSWWKAMSKGREDLGLAEQADGDGASRGGHAAPRGEQ; this is encoded by the coding sequence ATGACCGAGCGAGCCCGCGTTTTCGCGATGGAGCCGATGTTCGGGATCGCGCGCGACGAGCTCGTCGAGCACATCCCGCAGTGCATCCGGCTCGGCATCCGCGTCGTCGAGATCGGACCGTGCCGCGCGACGATGCGGCTTCCGTGGAACGAAGACCTGGTCGGAGATCCGGTTCGCGGCGTGGTCTTCGGCGGCGTGATCACGACGCTGCTCGACCAGGCAAGCGGCGTCGCCGTGCAGTGCGCGCTGCCCGAGTTCAAGACCATCGCGACACTTGACCTGCGCATCGACTACCTTCGCGCCGCCGCGCCGCGACACGAGCTGGTCGCCACGGCCGAATGCTACAAGCTGACCAACAACGTGGCGTTCGTGCGCGGCAGCGCGTGGGATCGCGATGCGTCCGATCCGTTCGCGAGCATGCTCGCGACGTTCATGCTGGTCGGCCCGCTGCATCCCGACTCGTGGTGGAAGGCCATGAGCAAGGGCCGCGAAGATCTCGGGCTCGCCGAACAGGCCGACGGCGATGGCGCTTCACGGGGCGGGCATGCTGCTCCAAGGGGCGAGCAATGA